The following coding sequences lie in one Kitasatospora azatica KCTC 9699 genomic window:
- a CDS encoding WXG100-like domain-containing protein, which translates to MGIQFPDELQWLATIAAGTFPKLDEDEVRALAGTASVFADDFGGLANDVREALAGAAGSVGGHGGTQFEAYVKGLSADGPQVLQGLERSLIDTSENLRESALAVETAKIQVIEMLAWLAGELLWAAAMAPFTGGATEAAVPAMVEATQSVLVTVGRRALSQIALGAANMAGFDVLAQAIEIAKGDRHNFDFKETLDAAGMGALAGAVGFGFGAGAGKLLGDAGNTLAGRIGSGVVIGGASNYVTQIISSAAQGHADFNILGLVNGAFGGGFGAVLHGGHGGGGGGGAAGGHPDVHPDLHPDLHPGIPPEAHPEPPGGTVITAGGQPLWVRPNDQGSLLVHSLTDPASTDRNFYTAVGDLPDTLIVGTPGEVPTRADGVPLPVGGLGEHLGQVYQGVREGLPPGTPMPTRVLLTSPVGPAEYAGLHSFADKYGVEVLAPDGTVRATPDARALVVDRQALDLPGASRQPVPGGWQVIAPKTSTEARGTGTGTGAPGEGVNSVPSGLPEAKGLPAAKGLPEPKLVASPDPKSVTVPEPKAAPLPETKVVTAPDPRGAGSPEPKAAPLPEAKAATTSDLPAPHQPEHTEQHATVGATGDPQRSTGQPHSSGPGSESGPNPVHEPGQGQGQQHEVTQPHSHDPSPVPQHNAPVPQPHSFDHGPTPARSTEPAAQLPSGVWFPRPEGSKLTEAAAHAVPGADGWQLMVGHGEPGSMEVGGRLVGADTALSHAGPTNGDLAFVVCYAAKPGEDGVSLLQSAHQQTGKEALGPTQEAIVTPEGDVISGRVGVDAKGRPTVVPNGDWVVYRNGKPESLGTASLKDAWTKLGVGPKIGGPAPAQPHAFVHEATATTVQTPSTSTATATANHVPTPAPTHAPTQVHAPVHVPPTDPAFALHPLPPEAVRLPPSRITRSGQLGASDILVGLHTDDTTVVNGITGLFSRAFGGDLPAANTVAKHFFDPSSLRPKLSALSRGEVWDAPFAGGGWSGKVSIKARVSEQTYLDTAPKVEFEGGSEQQSASARLADTRWRFLAGIQAKFKPKGGDVTIPLNYLHDRMSGSGRSDGGRTIARGKSVEPGALYGSKIELTLDFSDLTRHGRPFEVQPGRHTQTLEIGATVAVPLRETLDTTGGRNDLNARFAPPQRIVDTHRLGSSDIVTDVSAGGHQLGGDPGAPVGIEAVLHGVDQEGQGFFEGMWPKVRARLQEELDLGRLQQDLKGLMSGEKIRIEVTGADGLHTAGVDISASVKSMQHVDNTAQTEFNVGTGVVRSSTAQAGRGNQLQVPAPALGNFTLAKPGLLGGSGSVQGGREHVDLAGSSQEVTVTTKLKAPGAVFDGTGTLHLDFHLTPLVGEAKHGTGSTEVNFTTLIEQREARRIQDPPPPGPGGSNDITVVPQQPVADPTRFEVTGPKTVTAPRTWEPGTEIPTPPDAVWPGGAGHGLRDTVTTRHLTDISPLHDQLDTIGTQQLGGAWHEVRDDVLHTFSHSVVSSRLTSMTRGLPLETQKLTAGLLKHGVKVSATARLVEMEYKRQENGAELNSVSETTVFDSHRTTHSDTRTGMIQGGGSATLDAAKNQLDIQGSYSHQVRNRAGWRDGSTGKVYANGKYPQPQTLFTSKVVVDLTFSKGGRDTHSTVPLDAEFSLDSRDTGRYQVGEDGRGVFTGPGQGRPSDPRPAPTQLHDPPQRITQRGAMGASDVVHSLGANDTQVLHTIEHTLETHAGKIPDEVRMRLHERFDPFALKAQLSRGTRGGPISEEITVNGWHGKVTVSPRLHDFTHTETVKDFEFELGSQLRGSSGISKDRRGRHIWGLPLKFKLPYTDLRATYNRVYDNSRSLTLDSAAGTASRGKTVEPAGLFSGTANFTVKFELSKFGKPFPQPRTEVPLDATIAVPLRDAPLHGNPDRPPVTQPIGVPQRIQQTHRLGSADIVTDVFPVYRAPDAKGAMEVTVNRLNGAGSHTLGSDWPGMRAKIQDALDVGKLQPRLKPMMSGDQIVLKHGRSTVRITAAVDSLRQHGETAQTEFNTGTTVQRSFVDSEGSDGSVSRDKGQSNTVAVNALATSNPIGLGPAVAGGGGVVHSWGQDKVEAKAGSVTSGMTTKAKHPGAVNTGEARLIVTMERRPLVTLGDRNRIAPPGSGPQSFADRALHSLRQLGTTKRSMTTTKIGFEATVQSSEGHRTDTVQEFTAPQHRTPLPRDPLPTEPVPVPVKVPPARVFNEGLRDIDVMRWLGDSSGVQDILRSRGPQFFGKRTWNRLESVARNSIGHSQLSAGFPSATRGEPVGTPDPGHLPLVSKAGVSATLKVVQLEYQGRDNKVELSPANETASSSRTTQLKWSTWGGQGQLGVQTTAGAAEASVIATGGVQHRGRTGASQDNVGRVVASAKFNTPMSRYTGYAEVTVTFVDGKRTHQETGLIPVTIDIPERETTDGVVMSDHYLTFTPEAPHGEAMPLSRFQPEAETEGEGHGEGQGAGVLTGGNGEQPLMSGALQAPLPPREETPQEPPVGVDPNAIEMRPVRRQPPPQRPLPPLPEPQRQAPRPPETLTPPPQTPQTPRVPQTHTQTHTQETQEPANSVEQPVTRPQTNLPVVEQPTREAQLPPTPVVEPSVSQVHPQQGPVTEASGSGLGNELPKITMSSLPKTVGANSWTARPEPLVPPRGAESSELPTQGEREGSGSPEEPVWSEVLSDLWRPESPPLPPIPPRASQLPVLPTIAEEPESPPEAPAWPEVFEDLWRPESPPLPPIPPRASQLPVLPTIAEEPESPPEAPAWPEVFEDLWRPESPPVPPIPPRASQSPVLPTIAEEPEPAESEPAESEPAESGPAESEGDGPPPGSIAAILSGKK; encoded by the coding sequence GTGGGCATTCAGTTTCCCGACGAGTTGCAGTGGCTGGCCACGATCGCGGCCGGGACCTTCCCCAAACTGGACGAGGACGAGGTCCGCGCGCTGGCCGGGACGGCCTCGGTCTTCGCCGACGACTTCGGCGGGTTGGCCAACGACGTGCGCGAGGCCCTGGCGGGCGCGGCCGGATCGGTGGGCGGGCACGGCGGCACCCAGTTCGAGGCCTACGTCAAGGGCCTGAGCGCGGACGGCCCGCAGGTGCTGCAGGGACTGGAACGCAGTCTCATCGACACCTCGGAGAACCTGCGCGAGTCCGCGCTCGCCGTGGAGACCGCGAAGATCCAGGTCATCGAGATGCTGGCCTGGCTGGCCGGGGAACTGCTCTGGGCGGCGGCGATGGCGCCGTTCACCGGCGGTGCGACCGAGGCGGCGGTGCCGGCCATGGTCGAGGCCACCCAGTCGGTGCTGGTGACCGTCGGGCGCCGAGCGCTGTCCCAGATCGCCCTGGGCGCGGCGAACATGGCCGGTTTCGACGTGCTCGCCCAGGCGATCGAGATCGCCAAGGGCGACCGGCACAACTTCGACTTCAAGGAGACGCTGGACGCCGCCGGAATGGGCGCGCTGGCCGGGGCAGTCGGCTTTGGATTCGGGGCCGGGGCGGGCAAGTTGCTGGGCGATGCCGGCAACACCCTGGCGGGCAGGATCGGTTCCGGTGTGGTGATCGGCGGAGCGTCGAACTACGTGACGCAGATCATCAGTTCGGCGGCCCAGGGGCATGCGGACTTCAACATCCTGGGCCTGGTCAACGGTGCGTTCGGTGGCGGGTTCGGCGCGGTGCTGCACGGCGGGCACGGGGGTGGGGGAGGGGGTGGTGCGGCCGGGGGCCATCCGGACGTGCACCCTGACCTTCATCCTGACCTTCACCCAGGGATCCCCCCGGAGGCTCATCCCGAGCCGCCCGGCGGCACGGTGATCACCGCAGGCGGGCAGCCGCTCTGGGTCCGGCCCAACGACCAGGGCTCGCTGCTGGTGCACTCGTTGACCGACCCGGCCAGTACCGACCGGAACTTCTACACGGCCGTCGGAGACCTGCCGGACACGCTGATCGTCGGGACCCCGGGGGAGGTGCCGACCCGGGCCGACGGCGTGCCGCTACCGGTGGGCGGGCTGGGCGAGCACCTCGGACAGGTCTACCAGGGCGTCCGGGAGGGCCTGCCGCCCGGCACGCCGATGCCCACCCGGGTCCTGCTCACCTCGCCGGTCGGGCCGGCCGAGTACGCGGGCCTGCACAGCTTCGCCGACAAGTACGGCGTGGAGGTGCTGGCGCCGGACGGGACGGTGCGGGCGACCCCGGACGCTCGGGCGCTGGTGGTCGACCGGCAGGCGTTGGACCTGCCCGGGGCCTCCCGGCAGCCGGTCCCGGGCGGCTGGCAGGTGATCGCGCCTAAGACGAGTACGGAGGCCCGGGGGACGGGGACGGGGACGGGGGCCCCGGGCGAGGGGGTCAACTCGGTGCCGTCGGGGCTGCCGGAAGCGAAGGGGTTGCCAGCGGCGAAGGGGCTGCCGGAGCCGAAGCTGGTCGCGTCGCCGGATCCCAAGAGTGTGACGGTGCCCGAGCCGAAGGCTGCACCGCTGCCCGAGACCAAGGTGGTGACCGCGCCCGATCCCAGGGGCGCAGGCTCGCCCGAGCCGAAGGCCGCCCCGCTGCCGGAGGCCAAGGCCGCGACGACCTCGGACCTCCCCGCCCCCCACCAGCCCGAGCACACCGAGCAGCACGCGACCGTCGGCGCCACCGGCGACCCGCAGCGCAGCACCGGGCAGCCGCACAGCTCCGGCCCCGGCTCCGAATCCGGCCCGAACCCCGTGCACGAGCCCGGCCAGGGCCAGGGCCAGCAGCACGAGGTCACCCAGCCGCACAGCCACGATCCGAGCCCGGTGCCCCAGCACAACGCCCCGGTCCCTCAGCCGCACAGCTTCGACCACGGTCCCACGCCGGCGCGGTCCACCGAGCCGGCGGCCCAACTCCCCAGCGGCGTCTGGTTCCCGCGCCCCGAAGGCAGCAAACTCACCGAGGCCGCCGCACACGCCGTGCCGGGCGCGGACGGTTGGCAGCTGATGGTCGGTCACGGGGAGCCCGGCAGCATGGAGGTGGGCGGCAGGCTGGTCGGCGCGGACACGGCGCTCTCGCACGCGGGGCCGACCAACGGCGACCTCGCCTTCGTGGTCTGCTACGCGGCCAAGCCGGGCGAGGACGGGGTGTCGCTGCTCCAGTCCGCGCACCAGCAGACCGGCAAGGAGGCGCTCGGCCCGACGCAGGAGGCGATCGTCACTCCGGAGGGGGACGTGATCTCCGGCCGGGTGGGGGTGGACGCCAAGGGGCGTCCGACCGTGGTCCCGAACGGCGACTGGGTGGTCTACCGGAACGGCAAGCCCGAGTCGCTGGGCACCGCCTCGCTGAAGGACGCCTGGACGAAGCTGGGCGTCGGGCCGAAGATCGGCGGGCCGGCACCCGCGCAACCGCATGCCTTCGTGCACGAGGCGACGGCCACCACCGTCCAGACGCCCAGCACCAGCACCGCCACGGCCACGGCCAACCACGTCCCCACCCCCGCACCGACCCACGCCCCCACGCAGGTCCACGCCCCCGTCCACGTCCCGCCGACCGACCCGGCGTTCGCCCTGCACCCGCTGCCGCCGGAGGCCGTCCGCCTGCCGCCCTCACGGATCACCCGCAGTGGCCAACTCGGCGCCTCCGACATCCTGGTCGGCCTGCACACGGACGACACCACCGTGGTCAACGGCATCACCGGGCTGTTCTCCCGGGCCTTCGGCGGCGACCTGCCGGCCGCCAACACCGTCGCCAAGCACTTCTTCGACCCCAGCTCGCTGCGCCCGAAGCTGTCTGCGCTCTCCCGGGGCGAGGTCTGGGATGCGCCGTTCGCGGGCGGCGGCTGGTCCGGCAAGGTATCGATCAAGGCCCGGGTGTCGGAGCAGACCTACCTGGACACCGCGCCGAAGGTCGAGTTCGAGGGCGGCTCCGAGCAGCAGTCGGCGAGTGCCCGGCTGGCCGACACGCGCTGGCGCTTCCTGGCCGGCATCCAGGCCAAGTTCAAGCCCAAGGGCGGGGACGTGACCATCCCGCTGAACTACCTCCACGACCGGATGAGCGGCAGCGGGCGAAGCGACGGCGGCCGCACCATCGCCCGTGGCAAGAGCGTCGAACCGGGCGCCCTGTACGGCAGCAAGATCGAACTGACCCTCGACTTCAGCGACCTGACCAGGCACGGCCGCCCGTTCGAGGTGCAGCCGGGCCGGCACACCCAGACCCTGGAGATCGGCGCCACGGTCGCCGTCCCGCTGCGCGAGACGCTCGACACCACCGGCGGCCGGAACGACCTCAACGCGCGGTTCGCGCCGCCCCAGCGCATCGTCGACACGCACCGGCTGGGCAGCTCGGACATCGTCACCGACGTCTCGGCCGGTGGGCACCAGCTCGGCGGCGATCCCGGCGCGCCCGTCGGGATCGAGGCGGTGCTGCACGGGGTGGACCAGGAGGGCCAGGGGTTCTTCGAGGGCATGTGGCCGAAGGTCCGCGCCAGGCTGCAGGAGGAACTCGACCTGGGCCGGCTGCAGCAGGACCTCAAGGGCCTGATGTCGGGCGAGAAGATCCGGATCGAGGTGACCGGCGCCGACGGTCTCCACACCGCCGGCGTGGACATCAGCGCCTCGGTGAAGTCGATGCAGCACGTCGACAACACCGCCCAGACCGAGTTCAACGTCGGTACCGGCGTGGTCCGTTCCTCGACCGCTCAGGCCGGTCGGGGCAACCAGCTCCAGGTGCCGGCGCCCGCGCTGGGCAACTTCACCCTGGCCAAGCCCGGTCTGCTCGGCGGCTCGGGGTCGGTGCAGGGCGGCCGCGAGCACGTCGACCTGGCCGGCAGCAGCCAGGAGGTGACGGTCACCACCAAACTCAAGGCTCCCGGCGCGGTGTTCGACGGCACGGGCACCCTGCACCTGGACTTCCACCTGACCCCGCTGGTCGGCGAGGCCAAGCACGGCACCGGCAGCACGGAGGTCAACTTCACCACACTGATCGAGCAGCGCGAGGCCCGCAGGATCCAGGACCCGCCGCCGCCCGGGCCCGGCGGCTCGAACGACATCACCGTGGTGCCGCAGCAACCGGTCGCCGATCCCACCCGGTTCGAGGTGACCGGGCCGAAGACCGTGACCGCGCCAAGGACTTGGGAGCCCGGCACCGAGATCCCGACCCCGCCCGACGCGGTCTGGCCCGGCGGCGCCGGACACGGCCTGCGTGACACCGTCACCACCCGCCACCTCACCGACATCTCGCCGCTGCACGACCAGCTCGACACGATCGGCACCCAGCAGCTCGGCGGCGCCTGGCACGAGGTCAGGGACGACGTGCTGCACACCTTCAGCCACTCCGTGGTCTCCTCCCGGCTCACCTCGATGACGCGCGGACTCCCCTTGGAGACCCAGAAACTGACGGCGGGTCTGCTCAAGCACGGGGTCAAGGTGTCGGCCACCGCGCGACTCGTCGAGATGGAGTACAAGCGCCAGGAGAACGGCGCCGAGCTGAACAGCGTTTCGGAGACGACGGTCTTCGACTCGCACCGCACCACGCACTCCGACACCAGGACCGGCATGATCCAGGGCGGCGGCAGCGCCACCCTGGACGCGGCCAAGAACCAGCTGGACATCCAGGGTTCGTACAGCCACCAGGTCCGCAACCGGGCAGGCTGGCGCGACGGCAGCACCGGCAAGGTGTACGCCAACGGCAAGTACCCCCAGCCGCAGACGCTCTTCACCTCGAAGGTCGTGGTCGACCTGACCTTCAGCAAGGGCGGCAGGGACACCCACTCCACCGTGCCGCTGGACGCCGAGTTCAGCCTGGACTCCCGGGACACCGGCAGGTACCAGGTCGGCGAGGACGGACGCGGCGTCTTCACCGGCCCCGGGCAGGGCCGGCCCAGTGACCCGCGCCCGGCGCCGACCCAGCTGCACGACCCGCCGCAGCGCATCACCCAGCGCGGCGCGATGGGCGCCTCCGACGTGGTGCACAGCCTCGGGGCCAACGACACCCAGGTGCTGCACACGATCGAGCACACGCTCGAAACGCACGCCGGCAAGATCCCGGACGAGGTCCGGATGCGGCTGCACGAGCGCTTCGACCCGTTCGCGCTCAAGGCCCAGTTGTCCCGGGGCACTCGCGGCGGGCCGATCAGCGAGGAGATCACCGTCAACGGGTGGCACGGCAAGGTCACCGTCAGCCCCCGGCTGCACGACTTCACGCACACCGAGACCGTCAAGGACTTCGAGTTCGAACTCGGCAGCCAGCTGCGCGGCTCCTCCGGCATCTCCAAGGACCGGCGCGGCCGCCACATCTGGGGCCTGCCACTGAAGTTCAAGCTGCCGTACACCGACCTCAGGGCCACCTACAACCGGGTCTACGACAACTCCCGCAGCCTGACCCTGGACAGCGCCGCCGGCACCGCGAGCCGGGGCAAGACGGTGGAGCCGGCCGGGCTGTTCAGCGGCACGGCGAACTTCACCGTCAAGTTCGAACTGTCCAAGTTCGGCAAGCCGTTCCCGCAGCCGAGGACCGAGGTGCCGCTGGACGCGACCATCGCCGTCCCGCTGCGGGACGCCCCGCTGCACGGCAACCCCGACCGGCCGCCGGTCACCCAGCCGATCGGGGTCCCGCAGCGGATCCAGCAGACCCACCGGCTCGGTTCGGCCGACATCGTCACCGACGTCTTCCCGGTCTACCGGGCGCCCGATGCCAAGGGCGCGATGGAGGTGACGGTCAACCGACTCAACGGAGCGGGCAGCCACACCCTCGGATCCGACTGGCCCGGCATGCGCGCCAAGATCCAGGACGCCCTGGACGTCGGCAAGTTGCAGCCCCGGTTGAAGCCGATGATGTCCGGCGACCAGATCGTGCTCAAGCACGGGCGCAGTACGGTACGGATCACCGCCGCCGTCGACAGCCTGCGCCAGCACGGCGAGACCGCCCAGACCGAGTTCAACACCGGTACCACCGTTCAGCGTTCGTTCGTCGACTCGGAGGGCTCGGACGGCTCGGTCAGCCGTGACAAGGGCCAGAGCAACACCGTCGCGGTCAACGCGCTCGCCACCAGCAACCCGATCGGCCTCGGACCGGCCGTGGCCGGTGGCGGCGGGGTCGTGCACTCCTGGGGCCAGGACAAGGTGGAGGCGAAGGCCGGCTCGGTCACCTCGGGCATGACCACCAAGGCCAAACACCCCGGGGCGGTCAACACGGGAGAGGCCCGGCTGATCGTCACCATGGAGCGGCGGCCGCTGGTGACCCTCGGCGACCGCAACCGGATCGCGCCGCCCGGCAGCGGCCCGCAGTCCTTCGCCGACCGCGCACTGCACAGCCTGCGCCAACTCGGCACCACCAAGCGGTCGATGACCACCACGAAGATCGGCTTCGAGGCCACCGTCCAGAGCTCGGAAGGCCACCGGACCGACACCGTCCAGGAGTTCACCGCCCCGCAGCACCGCACACCGCTGCCGCGCGATCCGCTGCCCACCGAGCCGGTGCCGGTACCGGTCAAGGTTCCGCCGGCGCGGGTGTTCAACGAGGGTCTGCGCGACATCGACGTGATGCGCTGGCTCGGCGACTCCTCCGGCGTCCAGGACATCCTGCGCTCCCGGGGCCCGCAGTTCTTCGGCAAACGGACCTGGAACCGGCTGGAGAGCGTGGCCCGCAACAGCATCGGGCACAGTCAGCTCTCCGCCGGTTTCCCGTCCGCCACCCGAGGCGAGCCCGTCGGCACACCCGACCCCGGCCACCTGCCGCTGGTCTCCAAGGCAGGGGTGAGCGCCACCCTCAAGGTCGTCCAACTGGAGTACCAGGGCCGGGACAACAAGGTGGAACTCTCCCCGGCCAACGAGACTGCCAGCTCCTCCCGCACCACCCAGCTCAAGTGGAGCACCTGGGGCGGACAGGGCCAGCTCGGCGTCCAGACCACCGCCGGTGCCGCCGAGGCGAGCGTGATCGCCACCGGCGGCGTCCAGCACCGGGGACGCACCGGCGCCTCCCAGGACAACGTCGGCCGGGTGGTGGCCAGCGCGAAGTTCAACACCCCGATGTCGCGGTACACGGGGTACGCCGAGGTGACGGTCACCTTCGTGGACGGGAAGCGCACCCACCAGGAGACGGGGCTGATCCCGGTGACCATCGACATCCCGGAGCGGGAGACCACGGACGGCGTGGTGATGAGCGACCACTACCTGACGTTCACGCCCGAGGCGCCGCACGGGGAGGCGATGCCGCTCTCGCGCTTCCAACCGGAGGCGGAGACGGAGGGAGAGGGGCACGGCGAGGGGCAGGGCGCGGGGGTGCTCACCGGAGGGAACGGGGAGCAGCCGTTGATGTCCGGTGCGCTGCAGGCGCCGCTGCCGCCGAGGGAGGAGACGCCGCAGGAGCCGCCGGTGGGGGTGGACCCGAACGCGATCGAGATGCGGCCGGTCCGGCGGCAGCCGCCACCGCAGCGCCCGCTCCCGCCGCTGCCCGAGCCGCAACGCCAGGCGCCGCGCCCGCCGGAGACGCTGACACCACCACCGCAGACGCCGCAGACGCCGCGAGTGCCGCAGACGCACACGCAGACGCACACGCAAGAGACGCAGGAGCCGGCGAATTCGGTGGAGCAGCCGGTGACGCGGCCTCAGACGAACCTGCCCGTGGTCGAACAGCCCACCCGGGAGGCGCAGCTGCCGCCGACTCCGGTGGTGGAGCCGTCCGTGTCCCAGGTTCATCCGCAGCAAGGACCCGTCACCGAGGCGTCCGGGTCCGGGCTGGGGAACGAGCTGCCGAAGATCACCATGAGCAGTCTCCCGAAGACCGTCGGCGCCAACTCCTGGACGGCCCGTCCGGAGCCGCTGGTCCCGCCACGCGGGGCCGAGTCCTCGGAGCTGCCCACCCAGGGAGAGAGGGAGGGGTCGGGGTCGCCGGAGGAGCCGGTCTGGTCGGAGGTGCTGTCGGACCTGTGGCGGCCCGAGTCGCCGCCTCTCCCGCCGATTCCGCCGCGCGCCTCCCAGCTGCCGGTGCTGCCCACGATCGCCGAGGAGCCCGAGTCGCCGCCCGAGGCGCCCGCGTGGCCGGAGGTGTTCGAGGACCTGTGGCGGCCCGAGTCGCCGCCTCTCCCGCCGATTCCGCCGCGCGCCTCCCAGCTGCCGGTGCTGCCCACGATCGCCGAGGAGCCCGAGTCGCCGCCCGAGGCGCCCGCGTGGCCGGAGGTGTTCGAGGACCTGTGGCGGCCCGAGTCCCCGCCCGTCCCGCCGATTCCGCCGCGCGCCTCCCAGTCGCCGGTGCTGCCCACCATCGCCGAGGAGCCGGAGCCTGCGGAGTCCGAGCCTGCGGAGTCCGAGCCGGCGGAGTCCGGGCCGGCGGAGTCCGAGGGCGACGGGCCGCCACCCGGGAGCATTGCCGCCATCCTCTCGGGGAAGAAGTAA
- a CDS encoding esterase/lipase family protein — MMSIFRRHSTAPPAAEPEPDPEPDAATPAPAPQSAPGRRLPVIYVRGFAGGAKGIDKQVDDPFYGFNDGSTHIRVGGDGTPQYYQFESPLLRLFAADGYQPLVSGDPKAYLESQQPQSVPPETLWIHRFYDSAADTFGKGAAEFNIERAAEDLYDLVELVRSRTGAPKVFLVAHSMGGLVCRSMIQKISYLPKDGVPRTPGKDLVDKLFTYGTPHGGITFEVGGGLLDEAMEVLGPVGSDIFSPELMYGYLWRDAHWGEEAPDGWRPTEIPPDEFPADRIFCLIGTDPADYGLSRKVVGPRSDGLVAIENAYVRGAHRAFVHRSHSGRYGLVNSEEGYQNLRRFLFGKVKVEVALTGLDPVPAAAADGAVWQAEVQLSVRGLPVVLDEQLAAHYCPVQLSGRQDQAAPVPLADVFLLDPATREGSSTVAPSTVCRYALHLRVMRLEERHGLLFWRDHLAQAADWDDILVVDVGRLASDPPEAMLAWAAWNSMLPGAIADYSTVGTQPLATQQGTVSIPLPLSAAKLLGDQAALRLSFSHWS; from the coding sequence ATGATGTCCATCTTCCGCCGCCACTCGACAGCACCGCCCGCAGCCGAGCCCGAGCCCGACCCTGAGCCCGACGCTGCGACCCCGGCCCCGGCGCCGCAGTCCGCCCCCGGCCGCCGACTGCCCGTCATCTACGTCCGGGGCTTCGCGGGCGGCGCCAAGGGGATCGACAAACAGGTCGACGACCCGTTCTACGGCTTCAACGACGGCTCCACCCACATCCGGGTCGGCGGTGACGGCACCCCGCAGTACTACCAGTTCGAGAGCCCACTGCTGCGGCTCTTCGCGGCCGACGGCTACCAGCCGCTGGTCTCCGGCGACCCCAAGGCCTACCTGGAGTCGCAGCAGCCGCAGAGCGTCCCGCCCGAGACCCTGTGGATCCACCGCTTCTACGACTCCGCCGCCGACACCTTCGGCAAGGGGGCCGCCGAGTTCAACATCGAGCGGGCCGCCGAGGACCTCTACGACCTGGTCGAGCTGGTGCGGTCCAGAACGGGCGCCCCGAAGGTCTTCCTGGTAGCCCACTCGATGGGCGGCCTGGTCTGCCGCAGCATGATCCAGAAGATCTCCTACCTGCCGAAGGACGGCGTGCCGCGCACCCCGGGCAAGGACCTGGTCGACAAGCTGTTCACCTACGGGACCCCGCACGGCGGCATCACCTTCGAGGTCGGCGGCGGCCTGCTGGACGAGGCGATGGAGGTCCTCGGGCCGGTGGGCTCCGACATCTTCTCGCCGGAGCTGATGTACGGGTACCTGTGGCGCGACGCGCACTGGGGCGAGGAGGCCCCGGACGGCTGGCGCCCCACCGAGATCCCGCCCGACGAGTTCCCGGCGGACCGCATCTTCTGCCTGATCGGCACCGACCCGGCCGACTACGGGCTCTCCAGGAAGGTGGTCGGCCCGCGCAGCGACGGCCTGGTCGCGATCGAGAACGCCTATGTCCGGGGCGCGCACCGCGCGTTCGTGCACCGCTCCCACTCCGGCCGCTACGGCCTGGTCAACTCCGAGGAGGGGTACCAGAACCTGCGGCGCTTCCTGTTCGGGAAGGTCAAGGTCGAGGTCGCGCTGACCGGACTGGATCCGGTGCCCGCCGCAGCGGCAGACGGGGCGGTCTGGCAGGCGGAGGTCCAGCTCTCGGTGCGCGGGCTGCCGGTCGTGCTGGACGAGCAACTCGCCGCCCACTACTGCCCGGTCCAGCTGAGCGGCCGTCAGGACCAGGCCGCGCCGGTACCGCTCGCCGACGTCTTCCTGCTCGACCCGGCCACCCGGGAGGGCAGCTCGACCGTCGCGCCGTCCACCGTCTGCCGCTACGCCTTGCACCTGCGGGTGATGCGGCTGGAGGAGCGGCACGGACTGCTCTTCTGGCGCGACCACCTGGCCCAGGCCGCCGACTGGGACGACATCCTGGTGGTCGACGTCGGCCGCCTGGCCAGTGACCCGCCCGAGGCGATGCTCGCCTGGGCCGCCTGGAACTCGATGCTGCCCGGGGCGATCGCCGACTACAGCACGGTCGGCACCCAGCCGCTCGCCACCCAACAGGGCACCGTGTCGATCCCGCTGCCGCTGAGCGCCGCCAAGCTGCTCGGCGACCAGGCGGCGCTGCGGCTCAGCTTCAGCCACTGGTCCTGA
- a CDS encoding NAD(P)-dependent oxidoreductase, whose amino-acid sequence MRNAEVTVLGLGAMGTALAGAFLTAGHRTTVWNRTPGRAGGLTARGAMELPTAAEAVRASGLTVVCLADQEAVRQALAPLAEPLAGRTLVNLTSGSPIDARQSAGWAEQHGVHYLDGVLLTTPAGVGNPDFLQLYGGDRATFDAARDTLAALGDPVHVGTDTALPSVYDTALLGQMWGTLTGWLHGVALIGAEGPGGGVTATAYTEVADRWMTTVRAFMGQYAPQIDSGQYPGGEFTLHLHSSTMDILAHASELRGVQSGLPQLFRELTGRAIAAGHGEDSYARLVEFIKVGGPA is encoded by the coding sequence GTGCGAAACGCAGAGGTGACCGTGCTCGGCCTGGGGGCGATGGGCACCGCCCTGGCCGGCGCGTTCCTGACCGCCGGCCACCGGACCACCGTGTGGAACCGCACGCCCGGGCGAGCCGGCGGGCTGACGGCGCGCGGCGCCATGGAGCTCCCGACCGCCGCCGAGGCCGTCCGGGCGAGCGGGCTGACCGTGGTCTGCCTGGCCGATCAGGAGGCCGTGCGGCAGGCCCTGGCCCCACTGGCCGAGCCGCTCGCCGGCCGCACCCTGGTCAACCTCACATCCGGCTCGCCGATCGACGCCCGGCAGAGCGCCGGCTGGGCCGAGCAGCACGGCGTCCACTACCTGGACGGCGTACTCCTGACCACGCCGGCCGGCGTCGGCAACCCCGACTTCCTGCAGCTCTACGGCGGCGACCGGGCCACCTTCGACGCCGCCCGCGACACCCTCGCCGCACTGGGCGACCCGGTCCACGTCGGCACCGACACCGCACTGCCCTCCGTGTACGACACCGCACTGCTGGGCCAGATGTGGGGCACGCTGACCGGCTGGCTGCACGGGGTCGCGCTGATCGGCGCCGAGGGCCCCGGCGGCGGGGTGACGGCCACGGCCTACACCGAGGTGGCCGACCGCTGGATGACCACCGTGCGGGCCTTCATGGGCCAGTACGCCCCGCAGATCGACTCCGGCCAGTACCCGGGCGGCGAGTTCACCCTGCACCTGCACAGCTCGACGATGGACATCCTGGCCCACGCGAGTGAGCTGCGCGGGGTGCAGTCCGGGCTGCCGCAGCTGTTCCGCGAGCTGACCGGGCGGGCGATCGCGGCCGGCCACGGCGAGGACAGCTACGCCCGGCTGGTCGAGTTCATCAAGGTCGGGGGCCCGGCGTGA